From Apis cerana isolate GH-2021 linkage group LG10, AcerK_1.0, whole genome shotgun sequence, one genomic window encodes:
- the LOC107993108 gene encoding uncharacterized protein LOC107993108 isoform X2, whose amino-acid sequence MQCCILLKPFSQMSQNICAYPHQNYQNNTQIDFESKKGRRIERYTSNYEDSNASFKILSRNQEKENLSWESMLSDAQIVFPDDQKKVPSCRGSTFCEKVDSYPENVVNTAIQRNESIKYLATVDILSDISQRIDFMDDSPLCQSNERVVFPKSAINKDSEWKYVANQENFKQGVRVEVCQKEDTCNVIGNLPLGYKSICKQKFIQRELLSVSSNGSMSPDTFLFPSSCCCHVTFTTNTRMGFERQSQVKSIRKSSHQRRKRNEVSSFNGAINVK is encoded by the exons atgAGCCAAAATATTTGCGCATATCCccatcaaaattatcaaaataatacacaaattgattttgaaagtaaaaaaggaagaaggataGAAAGATACACTTCAAATTATGAAGATAGTAATGcatcattcaaaattttgtcaagaaatcaagaaaaagaaa ATTTATCATGGGAAAGTATGTTATCAGATGCTCAAATTGTTTTTCCTGACGATCAAAAAAAAGTACCTTCTTGTAGAGGATCTACTTTTTGCGAAAAAGTAGACTCTTATCCTGAAAATGTTGTAAATACTGCGATTCAAAGAAacgaaagtattaaatatttggctACTGTAGATATA tTATCTGATATATCACAGAGGATCGATTTCATGGACGACAGCCCTCTTTGTCAGtcaaat gaGCGAGTTGTATTTCCTAAATCagcaataaataaagatagtgAATGGAAATACGTTGcgaatcaagaaaattttaaacaggGTGTACGAGTTGAAGTGTGTCA aaAAGAAGACACATGTAATGTAATAGGAAATCTTCCTTTAGGTTACAAATCAATttgtaaacaaaaattcattcaaagaGAACTTTTGTCTGTATCGTCAAATGGCTCAATGTCTCCAGACACTTTCCTATTTCCATCAAGTTGTTGTTGCCATGTAACATTTACTACAAATACACGAATGGGTTTTGAGAGGCAAAGTCAAGTTAAATCTATTCGTAAATCGTCACATCAGAGACGCAAACGCAATGAAGTATCATCTTTTAATGGAGCAATTAATGTAAAGTAA
- the LOC107993108 gene encoding uncharacterized protein LOC107993108 isoform X1, which translates to MIFKYKNTEQRYGGLIFALIEVCFLIELMSQNICAYPHQNYQNNTQIDFESKKGRRIERYTSNYEDSNASFKILSRNQEKENLSWESMLSDAQIVFPDDQKKVPSCRGSTFCEKVDSYPENVVNTAIQRNESIKYLATVDILSDISQRIDFMDDSPLCQSNERVVFPKSAINKDSEWKYVANQENFKQGVRVEVCQKEDTCNVIGNLPLGYKSICKQKFIQRELLSVSSNGSMSPDTFLFPSSCCCHVTFTTNTRMGFERQSQVKSIRKSSHQRRKRNEVSSFNGAINVK; encoded by the exons atgAGCCAAAATATTTGCGCATATCCccatcaaaattatcaaaataatacacaaattgattttgaaagtaaaaaaggaagaaggataGAAAGATACACTTCAAATTATGAAGATAGTAATGcatcattcaaaattttgtcaagaaatcaagaaaaagaaa ATTTATCATGGGAAAGTATGTTATCAGATGCTCAAATTGTTTTTCCTGACGATCAAAAAAAAGTACCTTCTTGTAGAGGATCTACTTTTTGCGAAAAAGTAGACTCTTATCCTGAAAATGTTGTAAATACTGCGATTCAAAGAAacgaaagtattaaatatttggctACTGTAGATATA tTATCTGATATATCACAGAGGATCGATTTCATGGACGACAGCCCTCTTTGTCAGtcaaat gaGCGAGTTGTATTTCCTAAATCagcaataaataaagatagtgAATGGAAATACGTTGcgaatcaagaaaattttaaacaggGTGTACGAGTTGAAGTGTGTCA aaAAGAAGACACATGTAATGTAATAGGAAATCTTCCTTTAGGTTACAAATCAATttgtaaacaaaaattcattcaaagaGAACTTTTGTCTGTATCGTCAAATGGCTCAATGTCTCCAGACACTTTCCTATTTCCATCAAGTTGTTGTTGCCATGTAACATTTACTACAAATACACGAATGGGTTTTGAGAGGCAAAGTCAAGTTAAATCTATTCGTAAATCGTCACATCAGAGACGCAAACGCAATGAAGTATCATCTTTTAATGGAGCAATTAATGTAAAGTAA